Part of the Gallalistipes aquisgranensis genome, GATCCAGGTGACGAAACCGAAAATGAAGAACAGCGCCCCGATGACGTAGATGCTGAACAGGTAACTTTTGTTGGTATTCATTCAGGTGAAGTTTTATTGATATTGACTCGTTGGCAGTGTTTCGAGTCTAAAAGTAGGAAAAAAATCGCATAAAAAAAGCATCCGGCATACCGCCGGATGCTTTTAAGAACGATTGTGCACCCATTATTGAACGATTTCGAACTTTTTATGTCCGAAAACGTTTACTCCGAGTTTGTTTGCGATGTACCTGATCGCTTTCTGGGCTTTCACCGAATTGCCCGCGCTGTCGAGCGGGGGGGCGAAGGCCGCGATGCCCATCAGTCCGGGGACGACGCCCATCACGCCACCGCCCACACCCGTTTTGGCCGGGATGCCGGAAGTGTAGAGCCAGTCGCCCGTGTGCTCGTAGAACCCGACGGTGGCGATCAGCGAGACGATCTGGGGCGATATGCCTGCTTCGAATACTTTCGTTCCGGTCACCGGATTCACGCCGTCCGAGGCGATCGTGCCTCCGGCGATGGCGAGCTGGCGGGTCGTGACGCCCATCGAACACTGCCGGGTGTAGAGGTCCAGCGACAGGTCGGGATCGTCGTAGATGCGGTCGTAATTCTTGAGCAGCCAGGCGATCGACTTGTTGTTGAAATTGGTGGCCGTTTCCGACTTGTAGAGTTCGTCGATCAGCACCAGTTTGCTGCCGCAGAGCGCTTCGAGGAAGTCGGTGATGGCTTCCCATTTGCCGTTCGGGTCGCCTGTGGGTTTGACCATGCTGCACGCGGCGATGGCACCCGCGTTCACCAGAGGCGTGGAAGGATGGTCCTTTTCCAGAAGGATCGCCATGATCGAGTTGAAGGGAAGTCCCGTGGCGTCGGCCCCGATCTTGTCGAGCAGGGTCTGTGCGCCGTATTGTTTCATGACCAGGATGGCTGTGGGGACTTTGGAGACCGATTCGATGCCGAACGCATAGTTCGTGTCGCCTACCTCCACGACTTCGCCGTTGGACAGGCAGACCGAGATACCGAACAGCGACGAGGGGATATTGGCCAGATAGGGGATATAGTTGGCGTTCGCTCCGCCCGTGTCGTTCTTGATTTTGTCGTATGCCTCCTGCAGGAGTTCCTGCATCAGGGAGACGGAAATTTTGTCGCTCATGTTTATTTGGTGTTTTTAGGAGTTTCTGCCTTTTTCTGGCCGGGAGCGGCGGAAGCGGTGCCGGATGCGGCGGCCGGAGCCGGCGCGTCACCGATTTGCTGCATGTACTGTACGCCGAACGGGGCGAATTCCTCGGCCGCTTCGGGGTCTTTCCACGACGGTTTGCGCGAAGCGTAGATGATGAAGGGGGCTACGACCACCACGATACAGCCGATGACCAGTACCGAGAACCATACCGTGTGGCTGCCCGTTGCGATCTGTCCGGGCGGAATGAAGCTCAGGATGAAGGCCAGCAGGGCGCCGCAGAAGCCGATTCCGGCCACGAGCCACAGCAGGCCGTTGCCCTTGCCGATGCGGAACGGGCGAACCACGTTCTTCATCTTGTACCGCAGGACGATCGCCGAGGAGAACATCAGCAGGTACATGATCAGGTAGAGCAGGACGGTCAGCTGCGAGAGTATCTGGTAGAACGACTGTACGGAAGGCATCACCACGAACAGCAGGGCCAGTACGGTGACGATGCAGCCCTGGATCATCAGGATGTTTTTCTGTACGCCGAGCTTGTTGGTTTTCTGGAAGAAAGGAGGCAGGTAACCCGCCCTGCCCACGGCGAAGATACCCTTCGAGGGACCTGCGACCCAGGTCAGCACACCGGCCAGTACGCCGAACATCAGGGCGACGGCGATAACGGGCGAGGCCCAGCTCATGCGCAGATACTGGAAGTAGTTGTCGAAGCCGATCAGCAGACTCTGCGTGAGGTTGATGTCCTTGGCCGGAATGATGAAGCCCAGGGAGAAGGTGCCCAGCACGAAGATCAGTACCGTGATGAGCGAACCGATGAAGATGGCTTTCGGGTAGTTCTTGGTGGGGTTCTTTACGTCCATGACGTGGATGCCCATCATCTCCATACCCGCGTAGAAAAGGAAGATGCTCGACGCCAGTACGAGATTGTCGAATTTCGAGAGGTCGGGGAAAAAGCCCTGGCTCATGTCCATGTGGTTATGGCCTCCGGTACTCAGGTAGACGATACCCAGGACGATCAGCAGTCCGGCCGGAATGATGGTGCCGACCACGCCGCCGATCTTGGCGATCTTTCCGACCCAGTCCAGTCCCTTCAGGGAGATGAAGGTGGCCACCCAGTAGATGAGCAGTACCACGACGAGGGTGAATACCTTGTTGGAGGCCATCAGCATGTCGTGGCTCTCGTTCATGCCGATGAAGGCGATGGATACGGCTCCGAAAGTGAGCACGGTGGGATACCAGATGGTGCTCTCGATCCATTGCAGCCAGATGGCGAGGAAGCCGGTCCTCGGTCCCAGCGCTTCGCCGACCCAACGGAACACTCCGCCCTGTTTGTCGGCGAACATGGCGGCCAGTTCGGCGGCCACCAGCGCCGTGGGAATCAGGAACACGATCGCCGCGAAGAGGTAGTAGAAAGCCGACGAAGGACCGTAAACGGCCTCTGCCGGCAATCCCCGCAGGCTCACCACGGCGGTGATGTTCATAATTGCAAGTGTCATGACACTCAATTTGAACCCGGTGTTTTTCTTTACATCCATATACGTGTGATTAGTGATTAGATAAAATGTCGTCGGTCGATTCCCGATCTGACGCAATGTCTGCAAAGAGTGTGCAATTCTTGCCGCAGGGATAAAAAAACGGAAGACCTCCAGAGGAGGCCTTCCGCTCTATGTTCGGGGCGAAACGGCTTAGAACACGAAGCCCATGCCCAGCTGAATCACGCTGTTTTTCCCTTTCATTCCCGTCAGGTCCTTGTCGAAGAAGTTGGTGATCCCCAGTCCGTAACGGGCCGAAACGAAGAGATTTTCGTTCAGATTGTAGGTGGCGCCCATGGCGATGCTGAAGTCCACCACATTGTAGCTGTTCTTGTCCAGCCGGCTCTTGGCGTTCACCACGTCGCGTCCGTCGCTCGTATCCACGCCTTTAGAGAAATCTTTGGCCGTCAGCACGAAACCGATCTGAGGTCCCAGGTCGAGAGTGAGGTTGTCGAGCAGGTAGAGGCGGGCCAGTACGGGAATGTTGATGTAGTTGGCCCGGACGCGGTTCCGTAATTTGCTGTCTCCCTCTTTCACGATGCCATAGGCCACACCCTGACGCGAATAGACCACTTCGGGCTGGATGGCGATGAAATCGTTGAATTTGTATTCGGCAAATGCGCCCACATAGATACCCGTCTTCATCTGGTTGGTGGGCACGTCCGTCAGGCTGGAGACGTTGAGACCTCCTTTGATACCCCAGGAGAACTGGGCGAATGCACCGGTTGCCATGACAACGCAGGCTGCGAGCAACAATACTTTTTTCATAATCGGATTTATTAAATTGGACATAATGAATCGGTGTTTGCCGTTTGGCAATTCAAATAAATAATAATTATGCCGGATTCGAGCAACTTTTCAACTTTTAGAGTATATTTTGTTACTTTAAGGACATTTCGCGGTATCCGAGGCTGCGCGGCCGGCCGGATTTATGCCGGTGGGGAAAAAGAAACAGCGGAACCGTTTTGAAACGGTTCCGCTGTGTTTGTCGGATCGGACAGGATTAGAAACGGTATCCTACACCGATCTGGATAACGCCGTTGCGGCAGGCATCGCCTTCGTTGTCTTTCACAACGTCGGTGAGACCCAGGTTATAACGGGCTGCCACGTCGAATTTCTCGGAGATCATGTAGGAAAGACCCATGTTCAGACCGAAATCGAACGTGTTGAATTCGTCGCTGATCGAAGTTTTGTACTCCTGATCGTCGTATTTCATCTTGGCTTTGCCGTTGAGGTTGAAACCGAACTGAGGACCTACATCGACCGAAAGACCCTTCACAACGGTAAATTTGCACATTACCGGGATATTCAGATAGTTCAGACGCTCCCAGCGTTTGAGATCGCCTTCCTTGAAATAAGCGCCCTGACGGGAGTAGAGCAATTCGGGGCTGAGGGTGAAGAAGTCGGAAATCTGGAAATCCACGAATGCACCGGCATAGAAACTGGGTTTCATCTTCGAATCCTCTACATTCGAAATGTCTGCCAGGTTCAGACCGGCCTTGATTCCGAGCTTGGGCTGGGCGAAAGCTCCGGCAGCTACGAAAGCGCATGCAACAAGTAAAACGAGTTTTTTCATAATACTTTAAATTTGGTTGGACTTATAGGTGTAAAAAATTCAATGCACAAATATATCATTAAAATATATTTTTTAGACATATAAATTCGTTATTTTTTTCGGAAATCGGAATAAAGGGTCCTGTTCGCGGTTACGGAACGCAAGAGAAGCGGTTATTTTTCATGGTATTATTTCCGTCGGGGGGTGGAGTACGATAAAATAAAGGAAAATATTCCGGAATCCGGTCGGGATGAACCCGGAAAATTCGTATTTTGGGGTCGGAATGAATCGGTATATGATGACTTTTTCGAGAATAGCGTGGGGGGCGTGCTGTTGCCTCTGTCTGCTCTCCGGCTGCGGCCGGGGCGGTGCCGGTGCGGTTGCCGGAGACGGGTTCGCGCTGCCGGAGATACCGGCCGTGATTACCTTGCCGGAGGAGAGGGCCGCCTATCTGGGACGACATTTCTGGGATCGTTACGACTTTGCGGACACGGCTCTCGTCTTTTCCGGCGAGGTGACCGAGCAGGCTTTTGCTAATTACGTGCAGGTGCTGGGGCTGCTGGCTCCCGAAGAGCGGAAAACGGCGGTGGGGAATCTGTTGGACCGCGCCCTGGAGACCGACAGCGTGGTGTTCGGGCGGTTTGCCGATCTGTTCGACAAATATCTTTACGATCCTAATTCTCCGATGCGCGACGAGGAGCTCTATATTCCGGTGCTGGAACATGTCGTCTCCTCGCCCCGGGTGCCGGAAGCGGAGAAGATTCTGCCCAGGGACCGGCTGGCCTGGGCATTGCGCAACCGAGCCGGTACGCGGGCTGCCGATTTCACCTATACGCTGGCTTCCGGTGCGACGGGAACGCTTTACGGTGTGAAGGCCGACTATACGCTCCTGTTCTTCAACAATCCGGACTGTCCTGCCTGCAAACGGATGCGGGAGGAGATTTCGGCTTCGCCGTTGCTCTCCGGCTGGATCGGACAGGGGCGGCTCCGGGTGCTGGCCGTCTATCCCGACGAGGACCTGACCGCCTGGCGGAATTACCGGAATGACATTCCGCCGGAATGGATCAATGCCTACGACGCCTCCCTGGCCCTGCGCGACGGGGAACTCTACGACCTGAAGGCGATTCCGACGCTGTACCTGCTGGGCCGGGACAAGACGGTGTTGCTGAAGGACTGTCTTTCGGTGGGACAGGTGATCGCTTTTCTTGAACGGGAACAGGCTTCGGATCAGAGCTGACGGACCGATTTGGCCAGCAGCAGAGTGGGGGGCAGCAACAGCTGTCCGGGCTTTTCGTCCCGTTTTTCCATCGTGCGGAGCAGGATTTTGATGGCCAGTACGCCGATTTCGTCGATCGGCTGGGCCACCCGTGTGACGGGCGGTTCCAGAAAATCCAGATACATATAGTTGTCGAAGCAGACCAGCGACAGGTCGTGAGGGACTGTGAGACCCGCCTCGCGGATGGCCTTGTAGGCTCCCAGGGCGATCGTGTTGCTCAGTGCGAAAAGCGCCGTGGGAGGCGTGCCTCCGGTCAGCAGCAGTTTGGTCTCGCCGTATCCGTTCTGTACCGAGAAGTCGTTGCCTACGACCAGCGCGTTGTCCGCCAGTCCGTGGTCGGCGAGGGCTTTGCGGTAACCCGCCACCCGGTTGCGCGTGGGGGTGGCCGAAGGGATTCCCTGCAGGCAGACGATCCGCCTGTGGCCGCAGCCGATCAGATGCTCGGTAGCTTCGTAGGCCCCGGAAAAGTTGTCCGTGCTGACATAAGGGAGCACGGTGTTCTCGAAATAACGGTCCACCAGTACCACGGGAACGCCCTCCCGGTCGATCCTCTCCAGATGTTCCGGCGACGTGCCGCACGGCACGACGATCATCCCGTCGATGCGGTGGGAGAGCAGCGACCGAACGCACTCCGCCTCGCCCGTCTCGCTCTCTGCGCTGTCCATCAGCACAATCGTATATCCGGCATTTTTCGCTTCGCGCACGATCACGCTCGCCACGTTGGCGAAAAACGGGTTGTCGATGCAGGGCACCACGAGGCCTATGGTATGGGTTTTGTTCGTTCTCAGTCCGCGGGCGATCATGCTGGGGGAGTAGTTGCAGCGCTGCGCTTCGTCCTCGATGATTTGCACGGTCTTTTTGCTGATCCGGTATTTTTCGGCTTTCCCGTTAAGCACCCTCGAGATGGTGGAAATCGAGAAGCCGGTGGTCCGGGCGATGCCCGTTATGGTTGTTTTGTCCATTGTATAACAATAATATATGCGATAAAGGTATCTTTTTATTTTATATTCCGCAACAAAAACGGTATAAAATTTTGGAAAATTGAAATCTTTGCGTACTTTTGGACAAACGTTTGCGCAAAACTTTACCTGAAACCGATTCTGTAAACCTGAAAACCGAACCTGAAACATGGGTAAAATCGTAGTGATAGGCAGTTCCAATACGGATCTGGTCATCAAGACCTCCCGCATTCCCCGTCCGGGGGAGACCATCATCGGAGGCGAGTTCATGATAAATGCCGGCGGCAAGGGGGCCAATCAGGCCGTGGCCGCGGCCCGTCTCGGCGGGCAGGTCGTCTTCGTCGCCAGGACGGGCGACGACCAGTTCGGCCACAGCGCCGTGGAGAATTACGAGCGGGACGGAATCGTCACCCGTCATATCGGCCGCGACGGGGCTTCGGCTTCCGGCGTGGCGCTGATTGCCGTGGACGATGCGGGCGAGAACTCCATCGTCGTGGCGCCGGGCGCCAATGCCACCCTTTCCCGGGCGGATGTGGACCGGGCCTCTGAGGAGATTCGCGGCGCCGACTACGTGCTGATTCAGCTGGAGATACCGCTCGATGTGGTGGCCTATGCGGTGGAGACGGCCCATGCCGCCGGCGTGAAGGTGGTGCTCAATCCGGCACCGGCCGCCCGGTTGGCGAACGACATACTGGCGAAGCTCTGGCTCATCACGCCGAACTGTACGGAGGCCTCCCTGCTTTCGGGCGTGGAGGTGACGGATGAGGCGAGCGCTCTCGAAGCCGCCCGGACGATCGCCCGGACGGGTGTTCCCAACGTGATCGTCACGATGGGGGGAGCCGGCGCGCTCATCCTGACACCGGAGGGGCACGAGACGGTGTCCGCCTTCCGGGTGGATGCCGTGGATACGACGGCGGCGGGCGACATCTTCAACGGGGCACTGGTGACGGCTCTCGTGGAGGGAAAGACACTGCACGAGGCCGTGCGTTTCGCTTCGGGGGCGTCGGCCATCTCCGTGACGCGCATGGGGGCGCAGACCTCTGCGCCCGGACGGAAAGAGGTGGAGGAGTTTCTCTCCGCCCGGTAGTTCTGGACCGGGATCTGATCAATCGGAAATACTAACTTAAAACCTGACTGATATGTTTATTGTGAACAGTTATGCTCTGGCAGTCGTCTTCTGCATCGTTACGATGCTTTGCTGGGGCTCGTGGGGAAACACCCAGAAACTCGCTTCGAAGAACTGGCGGTACGAACTCTATTACTGGGACTACGTGATCGGAATGCTGCTCTTCAGTCTGCTGATCGGCTTTACGCTGGGCAGCCACGGCGAAGGCGGACGTCCGTTCCTCGAAGACCTGCGGCAGGCGGATGCGTCGGGCATCGGCAGCGTGCTGTTGGGAGGCGTGGTTTTCAATGCCTCGAATATCCTGCTTTCGGCATCCATTTCGCTGGCCGGACTGGCCGTGGCTTTCCCGCTGGGAGTGGGGCTGGCGCTGGTGCTGGGTGTGATTATCAACTATATCGGTGCTCCGAAGGGCGATCCGGTGATCCTTTTCCTGGGGGTGGCGCTGATCGTGGCCGCCATCGTCTTCAACGGAGTGGCTTCCGGCCTGCAACAGAAAGGCAACGAGACGAACCGCAGCCATAGCCGCAAGGGAATCGTGCTGGCTGCTCTGGCCGGTGTCATCATGGCGTTTTTCTACCGCTTCGTGGCGGCGGCCATGGACCTGAACAACTTCGTGGAGCCCACGCCGGGCATGATGACGCCCTACACGGCGCTGTTCGTCTTCTCGTGCGGCGTGGTGCTGAGCAACTTCGTGTTCAACACCTATGTGATGCGCCGGCCGTTCGTGGGCGCTCCGGTCACCTATAAAGAGTATTTCAAGGGGAGCCTTTCCACCCACCTGGTGGGGGTGCTCGGCGGTATGATCTGGGCGCTGGGTACGGCGTTCAGCTATATTGCCGCGGGCGAGGCCGGTGCGGCCATCTCCTACGCCCTCGGGCAGGGCGCGCCGATGATCGCCGCCATCTGGGGCGTCTTCATCTGGAAAGAGTTCAAGGGGGCGTCCCGGACGACCAATCTGCTGCTGGCCCTTATGTTCCTGCTTTTTATCGGCGGACTGGCCCTGATCATCCTCTCGGGCGGAAATTGACCGGTTCCGGGAAGTTCCTGTTTGTCTGACTGCTAAACCGACGATATGAAAATGAAGATGAAATCCTTCTCTCTGTTGGCGGCCATGCTTGTGCTGGGGCTCTTCGTCTCTGCCGGGCCGTCGCCCAAGCCCCTGAAAGTGATTTTCGACACGGACATGGGCAACGACGTGGACGACGCCCTGGCGCTCGACCTGCTTTACAAGTATGTGGAGGACGGGCGGATCGACCTGCTCGGCATCACCTCCAACAAGGAGGAGCTGGCCAGCGTCGAATATATCGACATCATGAACAATTTTTACGGGTTTCCCGACATTCCGATCGGCCGTATCACCGATGGGGCCAACTGCGACCGGGTGAACAGCTACGTTTCCGTCGTGTCGAAGGACAAGCGTTACAAACGGAGCCATAAGGACTATACTAAACTGCCCGAGAGCGTCGATCTGATGCGCCGTCTGCTGGCCGAAGCCGAAGACGGTTCTGTGGCGATCGTCGCCGTTGGTTTTTCCACGAATCTTTCCCGCCTGCTCGCATCGAAACCCGACGGGTATTCTGCGCTGGACGGCCGCGAACTCGTACGCCGCAAGGTGAAGGGGCTCTATATGATGGCGGGGGACTTTACCCCCAAGCCGATCCGGCCCGAATACAATATCCGGATCGACAGGGCTGCCGCACAGGACGTATTCCGCAACTGGCCCACGCCGGTGGTGACCAGTCCCTGGGAGGTGGGAGAGGAGGTGCTCTATCCCTGCGAGTCTATCCTGAACGACTTCAAATACGCGGTGCCGCATCCGATGGTGGAGGCCTACAAGGTCTATAAGCCGATGCCTTACGACCGTCAGACCTGGGATGTGACTACGGTACTCTATGCCGTGGAGCCCGATGCCGGATATTTCGGTACGAGCGGTCCCGGTCGGATCGTGGTGACGGACGGCTCCCAGACCCTTTTCGAAGCCGATCCGGATGGAAACCGGAGTTATCTGACCATTACGCCCGAGCAGAGCCGGCGCGTGCGCGACTACTTTATCCGGATGATTACGCGGGTTCCCCGCGTCTACGGCGGAAAATAAAAACCGGAACCGGTGTTTCCCAAAATCGGGAGACACCGGCTCCGCCCGATAAGTCTCTGTCTCTTTTTGGAAGCTCTTTTGCGTCGGGAGTGCTCCTGCCCGGAACGGGACCGTGTGTGAGCAGCACGGTCCCGGGGGCGGGAGAGCCTTGCGCGGAGAGTCTTCCGGAAAGAGCGGAATCGGCCACCGGGACCGTTTCGTTTTTCCCGGGCCGGGACGACGAAGAACCGGGACTTCATGCTCCGGGATGTGATTCACCCCCTGTCACGGTACGTTCGTGACAGGGGGTGAATCCGTATAATTATATAGGGATGCGTTCCTTCCGAAGAAGGAGTGCATCCTGTACTATTTCGTGAAGAATTTGTACAGGCAGGTATGGGTGTAGACCTCGCCCGGCCGAAGTATCGTGGAGGGGAAATCGGGATGGTTGGGCCCGTCGGGGTACTTCTGGGTTTCGAGTGCCACCGATTCGCGGAAACGGAGCGGTTTACCCGTTTTGCCTGTGGTCGAGCCGTCGAAGAAATTTCCGCTGTAGAACTGGAGGGCCGGCTGGTCGCTCCATACCTCGATTCCGCGTCCCGAAACAGGCTCGTAAAGCGATGCAATCCATTCCACGTCGTCGGGGCTCTTGCGGTCGATCACCCAGTTCATGTCGTATCCGCGTCCGTTTTTGAGCTGGACGTTCTCCTGGTCGATCCGTTCCCCGATGGTCCGGGCGCTGCGGAAATCGAACGGAGTGCCTTCGACCGGCAGAATCTCTCCCGTGGGGATCAGTACGGAATCGACCGGGGTGATGGCGCTGCCGTTGATCGTGAGTAGGTTGTCGGTGACCGTTCCGTTGCCTTCGCCCTTGAGGTTGAAGAAGGAGTGGTGCGAGATGTTCGCCACGGTCGGTTTGTCAGTCGTGGCCCGGTAGGTGATCTTGAACCCGTTCTCCGGAGTAAGCGTGTAGGTCATGGTGATCGAGAGGTTGCCGGGGAATCCCTCCTCGCCGTCGGCGGCCAGATAAGAGAGGACGAGACGGTCGGCTTTCACCGAATCCACGTTCCACACCACGCGGTCGAGACCGTTCAGACCGCCGTGCAGGGTCTGTCCGTGGTCGTTCTGCGGCAGGGTGTAGGTTTCGCCGTCGAGGGTGAACGTTCCCCCTGCGATACGGTTGGCGCAGCGGCCTACCACGGCACCCAGAAAGCGTTCGCCCGTGTTGTTCACATACCGGTCGATGTTCTGGTATCCCAGTACCACGTCTTCGTATCTGCCTTCGCGGTCTGGAGCCCAGAGGGTTACCACCCGGGCTCCGTAGTTGGTGACCTGCATGGTCAGGTCGCCGCCCCGGATCGTGTAGAGCGATACGGCTTTCCCGTTGAGCGTGGTGTCGAAATCCGAAACCGGAAGCAGGGCGAACGGCTCCTGTTTCTTCGTGCAGGATGCGGCGAGCAACAGCAATGCGCCGAAAAGAAGTTTTTTCATCTGTTTATTGTCGTTTAGGTTTTCAATATCTGTGTCCGGAAACCGAAATGCAATTTAAAAATAGGAAGTTTTTCCGGAAAAAGTTCCCTTTTTCTCCGTTTTGCTCGATCTGTGCCATTGTTTGCCCGAATCGTTACATTTCCGAGTGCCGCCGGTCATCTTTTCCGGAGTGTACGAAGGGAGGGCTGGAGTCGTGGAATGGGGCGGAACCGCAGGGGAGGCAGGGAACATTCGGCGTATCGTTTGCCGGAATGATTCTGTGTAGGA contains:
- the glsA gene encoding glutaminase A; amino-acid sequence: MSDKISVSLMQELLQEAYDKIKNDTGGANANYIPYLANIPSSLFGISVCLSNGEVVEVGDTNYAFGIESVSKVPTAILVMKQYGAQTLLDKIGADATGLPFNSIMAILLEKDHPSTPLVNAGAIAACSMVKPTGDPNGKWEAITDFLEALCGSKLVLIDELYKSETATNFNNKSIAWLLKNYDRIYDDPDLSLDLYTRQCSMGVTTRQLAIAGGTIASDGVNPVTGTKVFEAGISPQIVSLIATVGFYEHTGDWLYTSGIPAKTGVGGGVMGVVPGLMGIAAFAPPLDSAGNSVKAQKAIRYIANKLGVNVFGHKKFEIVQ
- the gadC gene encoding putative glutamine/gamma-aminobutyrate antiporter GadC, translating into MDVKKNTGFKLSVMTLAIMNITAVVSLRGLPAEAVYGPSSAFYYLFAAIVFLIPTALVAAELAAMFADKQGGVFRWVGEALGPRTGFLAIWLQWIESTIWYPTVLTFGAVSIAFIGMNESHDMLMASNKVFTLVVVLLIYWVATFISLKGLDWVGKIAKIGGVVGTIIPAGLLIVLGIVYLSTGGHNHMDMSQGFFPDLSKFDNLVLASSIFLFYAGMEMMGIHVMDVKNPTKNYPKAIFIGSLITVLIFVLGTFSLGFIIPAKDINLTQSLLIGFDNYFQYLRMSWASPVIAVALMFGVLAGVLTWVAGPSKGIFAVGRAGYLPPFFQKTNKLGVQKNILMIQGCIVTVLALLFVVMPSVQSFYQILSQLTVLLYLIMYLLMFSSAIVLRYKMKNVVRPFRIGKGNGLLWLVAGIGFCGALLAFILSFIPPGQIATGSHTVWFSVLVIGCIVVVVAPFIIYASRKPSWKDPEAAEEFAPFGVQYMQQIGDAPAPAAASGTASAAPGQKKAETPKNTK
- a CDS encoding porin family protein, which encodes MKKVLLLAACVVMATGAFAQFSWGIKGGLNVSSLTDVPTNQMKTGIYVGAFAEYKFNDFIAIQPEVVYSRQGVAYGIVKEGDSKLRNRVRANYINIPVLARLYLLDNLTLDLGPQIGFVLTAKDFSKGVDTSDGRDVVNAKSRLDKNSYNVVDFSIAMGATYNLNENLFVSARYGLGITNFFDKDLTGMKGKNSVIQLGMGFVF
- a CDS encoding porin family protein — its product is MKKLVLLVACAFVAAGAFAQPKLGIKAGLNLADISNVEDSKMKPSFYAGAFVDFQISDFFTLSPELLYSRQGAYFKEGDLKRWERLNYLNIPVMCKFTVVKGLSVDVGPQFGFNLNGKAKMKYDDQEYKTSISDEFNTFDFGLNMGLSYMISEKFDVAARYNLGLTDVVKDNEGDACRNGVIQIGVGYRF
- a CDS encoding DUF5106 domain-containing protein, coding for MMTFSRIAWGACCCLCLLSGCGRGGAGAVAGDGFALPEIPAVITLPEERAAYLGRHFWDRYDFADTALVFSGEVTEQAFANYVQVLGLLAPEERKTAVGNLLDRALETDSVVFGRFADLFDKYLYDPNSPMRDEELYIPVLEHVVSSPRVPEAEKILPRDRLAWALRNRAGTRAADFTYTLASGATGTLYGVKADYTLLFFNNPDCPACKRMREEISASPLLSGWIGQGRLRVLAVYPDEDLTAWRNYRNDIPPEWINAYDASLALRDGELYDLKAIPTLYLLGRDKTVLLKDCLSVGQVIAFLEREQASDQS
- a CDS encoding LacI family DNA-binding transcriptional regulator, yielding MDKTTITGIARTTGFSISTISRVLNGKAEKYRISKKTVQIIEDEAQRCNYSPSMIARGLRTNKTHTIGLVVPCIDNPFFANVASVIVREAKNAGYTIVLMDSAESETGEAECVRSLLSHRIDGMIVVPCGTSPEHLERIDREGVPVVLVDRYFENTVLPYVSTDNFSGAYEATEHLIGCGHRRIVCLQGIPSATPTRNRVAGYRKALADHGLADNALVVGNDFSVQNGYGETKLLLTGGTPPTALFALSNTIALGAYKAIREAGLTVPHDLSLVCFDNYMYLDFLEPPVTRVAQPIDEIGVLAIKILLRTMEKRDEKPGQLLLPPTLLLAKSVRQL
- the rbsK gene encoding ribokinase, with the translated sequence MGKIVVIGSSNTDLVIKTSRIPRPGETIIGGEFMINAGGKGANQAVAAARLGGQVVFVARTGDDQFGHSAVENYERDGIVTRHIGRDGASASGVALIAVDDAGENSIVVAPGANATLSRADVDRASEEIRGADYVLIQLEIPLDVVAYAVETAHAAGVKVVLNPAPAARLANDILAKLWLITPNCTEASLLSGVEVTDEASALEAARTIARTGVPNVIVTMGGAGALILTPEGHETVSAFRVDAVDTTAAGDIFNGALVTALVEGKTLHEAVRFASGASAISVTRMGAQTSAPGRKEVEEFLSAR
- a CDS encoding GRP family sugar transporter, whose translation is MFIVNSYALAVVFCIVTMLCWGSWGNTQKLASKNWRYELYYWDYVIGMLLFSLLIGFTLGSHGEGGRPFLEDLRQADASGIGSVLLGGVVFNASNILLSASISLAGLAVAFPLGVGLALVLGVIINYIGAPKGDPVILFLGVALIVAAIVFNGVASGLQQKGNETNRSHSRKGIVLAALAGVIMAFFYRFVAAAMDLNNFVEPTPGMMTPYTALFVFSCGVVLSNFVFNTYVMRRPFVGAPVTYKEYFKGSLSTHLVGVLGGMIWALGTAFSYIAAGEAGAAISYALGQGAPMIAAIWGVFIWKEFKGASRTTNLLLALMFLLFIGGLALIILSGGN
- a CDS encoding nucleoside hydrolase produces the protein MKMKMKSFSLLAAMLVLGLFVSAGPSPKPLKVIFDTDMGNDVDDALALDLLYKYVEDGRIDLLGITSNKEELASVEYIDIMNNFYGFPDIPIGRITDGANCDRVNSYVSVVSKDKRYKRSHKDYTKLPESVDLMRRLLAEAEDGSVAIVAVGFSTNLSRLLASKPDGYSALDGRELVRRKVKGLYMMAGDFTPKPIRPEYNIRIDRAAAQDVFRNWPTPVVTSPWEVGEEVLYPCESILNDFKYAVPHPMVEAYKVYKPMPYDRQTWDVTTVLYAVEPDAGYFGTSGPGRIVVTDGSQTLFEADPDGNRSYLTITPEQSRRVRDYFIRMITRVPRVYGGK
- a CDS encoding aldose epimerase family protein: MKKLLFGALLLLAASCTKKQEPFALLPVSDFDTTLNGKAVSLYTIRGGDLTMQVTNYGARVVTLWAPDREGRYEDVVLGYQNIDRYVNNTGERFLGAVVGRCANRIAGGTFTLDGETYTLPQNDHGQTLHGGLNGLDRVVWNVDSVKADRLVLSYLAADGEEGFPGNLSITMTYTLTPENGFKITYRATTDKPTVANISHHSFFNLKGEGNGTVTDNLLTINGSAITPVDSVLIPTGEILPVEGTPFDFRSARTIGERIDQENVQLKNGRGYDMNWVIDRKSPDDVEWIASLYEPVSGRGIEVWSDQPALQFYSGNFFDGSTTGKTGKPLRFRESVALETQKYPDGPNHPDFPSTILRPGEVYTHTCLYKFFTK